Sequence from the Gemmatimonadota bacterium genome:
GCGACGCTCTGTCCGTTCGGGGAGCCCGCAGGCGATCCGACCCATCTCCCCCTGGAGCGGCCGTGACCGAGTTGACGCTGGATGCCCTTCGCCCGCGCTTCGCGGCCCAGTATCTCCTCGATCGGGAGCTCGGTCGCGGCGGCATGGGCATCGTCTTCCTCGCCCGCGAATTGTCGCTCGATCGCCTCGTCGCCATCAAGCTGTTGCCGCCCGCACTCGCCCAGGACCCGGCGATCCGTGAGCGCTTCCTGCGCGAGGCGCGGACGGCAGCCCAGCTCTCCCATCCGAATATCGTCCCGATCTATCGGGCCGACACGGCCGACGAACTGGTGTACTTCGCGATGGGCTACGTCGACGGCGAAACCCTCGCCGAGCGGCTCGCCTCGCGCGGACCCCTGCCGCCGGCCGAGGCGGTGCGCATTCTTCGCGAAACGGCATGGGCGCTCGCCTATGCGCATGCGCGCGGCGTGGTGCATCGCGATGTGAAGCCGGAGAACATCATGCTGGAGCGGGGCACCGGGCGAGTGACGGTCACCGACTTCGGCATCGCGCGGGACGTGCGGGCCTCCGCGCTGACGGCGGACGGGATGGTGATGGGCTCGGTGCACTACATGAGCCCGGAACAGGTGGCGGGCACCGAGATCGATGGTCGCAGCGATCTGTACGCGCTGGGTGTCGTCGCCTTCCAGCTCCTGAGTGGCCGGCTGCCGTTCGACGCGCCGCAGGCCTCGGCCGTGCTCCTGATGCAAGCCACCAAGGCGGCACCGTTGCTCGCCGAGGTGGCGCCCACGGTCCCAGCCGGGCTCGCGCTCGTCGTGGACCGCTGCCTCCGCAAGGACCCGGCGGAGCGCTACGTCACGGGCGAGGCACTCGCGGAGGCGCTGACCCAGGCGCTGCAGCAGGCCCAGAGCGGACCGAGCGCCGCGCCCGACCCGATCCTGAGCGAGAACGCGGCCAAGGCCGTCTGGCTGCGCGCCGCACAATTGCAGGCCGATGCCGCGCAGCGCGTGCAGGATCGGACGGCACAGGCGGAGGCATTCGCCACCGGCGTGCAACCCTCAGCACCCACCACGGGCTATCGGCGCCTGGATGTCGAGGCGGCCGCGATCGAAGCGGGGATCGGCGCCGAGTTCGTGCAACTGGCGTTGGCGGAACTGCCCGGTGAGCGCGGCGCGGCGGGCGGCGCCTTGCTGGCCGCGGACGACCAGGGCCGTGAGCGGCTGGCCACCTTCATCGTCGGCACCAGCGAGCGGTCGATGCAGGTCACCCGGACCATCTCCGGCACGCCGCTGCGCACCCTCGAAGCGATCGGGCGCATCTTCCCGACCCATCCGTGGGACCTGACATTCCGCGACACCGTCGGTGGACATCCGCTGGATGGTGGTGTGCTGACCTTCACGGTCCGCGAGATCACCACTGGCGACTATATGGGGGGCGGGAGCGGCCTCAGCACCCTGCGCTACTACCTCTCGGTGATCGATGCCTACCAGCTTCGGGTCACGCTCCACCCGCTCGCAACCGATCCGCGCCGCTGCGAGGTCACCATGACCGCCGATTTGCGGAGCGGGGTGAAGAAGAATGCCAAGATCGGCTTTGGATTGGGGGTCGGACTCGGCGGCGGCGGCGCAACGATCGGCATGGTCGTCGCCGCGGCGAAGGGTGCCTTGCTGCTCGCGGCGCCGCTCGGACTGGGCATCTTCGCGGTGATGGGCGGCCTCATGGTCGGGACCTATCGGTGGAGCTTCCGATGGGGGCTGACCCGCGCCCGCCGGGAACTCGAACACCTGCTCGACGCGCTGCAGGCCTCGTTGCGCTCCCAGGATGTCTTTGGCGCCCCCGCCACGCTCCCGTCGCCGCCGCAACGGGGGCCGGATGACGACACGATCGTCCTGCTCTCCTCCTGATCACGCGTCCGGAAACCGCTATATTTGGGGCGCCCCACTTCTCGGAGACGGTCATGAACATCGACGCGATCATCGAGGTGCTGCGCTGGGCCAATGGTCAGGGGATCCCCGTCCGCCTGGTCCTGCGTGACCAGCGTGAGGTGCACGGCGTGCCGACGAGTGTCGACCTGCATCCCACCGCCCATGAGGTCTTCCTGCGCCCCGAGCACAACGACGACACCGAGATCGGCATTTCGCTCGGTGACATTCTCTCTGCCGAGTTGATCTGAAACGCATGGTCTCACTTCTCGACATCATCGGTCCCGTCATGGTCGGCCCCTCGTCGTCGCACACGGCAGGGGCCTGCCGCATTGGCCTGATCGCGCGCGCGCTCGTCGGCGGCACGCCGGACCACGCACTGGTCGAGCTGCATGGCTCCTTTGCCCGGACGGGTGTCGGTCACGGGACCGATCGCGCCATCGCGGGCGGATTGCTGGGCTATCAACCCGACGACGAACGGCTGCGCGAATCGCTCGACGCCGCGACGGCTGCTGGGCTGATCGTCGAGTTCAAGAACACCACGCTGCGCGGCGACCATCATCCCAACACCACCCGCATTCATGTCACCCGCGGCGAGCGCTCGGCCGTCCTGACCGGTTCGTCGCTCGGCGCCGGCCGCATCATGATCACGGCGATCGACGGCTTTCCCGTGGAGGTGTCCGGCGCCTACACGACGCTCGTGGCGGTGGCGAAGGATGTGCCGGGCAGCGTCGCCAGCGTCGCCAACGCGCTCGCCGAGGACGCCGTCAACGTGGCGACGATGCGCGTCTTCCGCCGCCAGCGCGGTGGTGATGCCATTCACATCTATGAACTCGACCACGCCCCCTCCGCCGAGGCGTTGGCCAGGATTCAGTCGCTCATGGCGCTCAAGACGGTGCGCATCATCGAACGGGTGGCGTGATGTACGACGTGTTGCAGGAGGCGGTCGAGGCCGCTGAGGCCCAGGGGATTTCGCTCGGCGAACTCGCCCTCCGCACCGAAGCGGACACCGGAATGCGGACCCGCGAGGAAGTCGAGGCCGGGCTGCGTCGGGCCCTGCATGTCATGCAGCATGCCGTGGAACGCGGCCTGGTCGGCGACCTCCATTCGGTCAGTGGACTCGTCGGCGGCGATGCCCACCGCCTCGCCAACGCGCGTGGTCCGCTCGCCAACACGATCTTCACCGATGCCCTCGCCGCGGCGCTCGCGGTCCAGGAAGTCAACGCCGCGATGGGCGTCATCGTGGCCGCGCCGACCGCCGGCGGGGCGGGGGTGCTGCCGGGGACGCTGCTGGGGATTGCGCGCCGCCATCCGGTCTCGGAGGAGGCGATGGTGCGTGCCCTCGCCACGGCCGGGCTGATCGGCGCGGTGGTTGCCGTGCGGGCGTCGCTCAGCGGTGCCGAAGGCGGCTGCCAGGCCGAGACGGGTGCCGCCGCCGGGATGGCCGCAGGCGCCGGCGTCGAGCTGCTTGGCGGCACCCCCAGGCAGGCGATGCACGCCGTCGCCCTCACGATGCAGGGGACCCTCGGCCTGGTCTGCGATCCGCTCGGGGGGCTGGTCGAGGTCCCGTGCGTCTACCGGAACGCCACCGGGGCAGCGATGGCACTGGCCGGGATCGAAATGGCCCTCGCCGGCGTCGAGTTCCCGATCCCGGTGGATGAGGTCATCGACACCATGGGACAGATCGGCCGTGAAATGGACGTGCGGTACCGTGAAACGGCTGGCGGGGGGCTGGCGGCGACCCCGACGGGGCGACGCCTGGCCAAGGCGCGGCTGGTTCAGCTCAAGCCGAAGAAAGGCTCGACCAGCTGACCGGGGTGGCTGTTTCCGGCTGAAACATTCCCGCGCGCCCCCCCGTACAAGGGGGCGTTCCCTTTCTCGATGAGGCCGTCCGTGGAAGACATCATTGCGATCCTCTGCATCTTCGGCGGCGGTACCATGATCGTGCTCTCCTTTTCACCGGTCGGGAAAGCCTTCGCGGACCGGCTCCGCCATGGCGCCCAGCCGCTCCCCGCCCTCGAGCCGGACCCCGCCGTCTACGATGAGCTGGACCGGCTCCGGCTCGAAGTGAACGAGCTGCACGAGCGGGTGGAATTCACCGAGCGGCTGCTTGCCAAGGGCGACCGCCCCGACGCAGCGAGCGGAGGTCAGTGATGTTCATGCCCCAAATTCCGACTCCGCCCACGCCGCCGCCCTTTCCTGATGGCCAGGTCATCATCGCCGGGGGCGGTCCGCCCGACTGGATCGCTCCGGTGGCCGTCCTGACGTTGCTGATCATTGTTGGCGGCATCGTCTTCTATCCGCTGGTCCGTGCCTGGGCTCGGCGCATTGAACAGCGCGGGCAGGATCCGATGCTGCTCGACGAAGTGCAGACGTTGCGCGATCGCATCGTGGACCTGGAGCAGTCGGTGGCGCGGATGCACGAGATCGAGGACCGGATGGACTTTGCGGAACGGATGCTGACACAGCGCGGTGAGCAGGCGCGGCTCCCCGAGCAGGGGGGCCGTTAGATGGGCGATGGCATCGGCGCCTTCTCCTTCTGGCTGGCCATGGGTGGGATCGGCTGCACCGCCATGTGGGCGATCTCGCCGGTGCTGAAGGCCTGGGCCGATCGGATCGGCGGTGGCAATACTGAGCGGATCGCCGAACTCGAGGCGCGGATCGTCCATCTCGAGGAACGCGGACTCTCCAGCGGCGAAGTCGAGGCCGCCTACGGCCGGCTCGCCGAGATGGAGGAGCGGGTGGAATTCACCGAGCGGATGCTCGCGCAGCAGGCGGAGCAGCCGCGGATCGCAAGGGGCTCGGAATGAATCGGTTCTCGCGGCTGATGGCGATGGGGCTGGTGCTCTTTCTTGCCCTGGGCAGCATGCTGTACATGGCCTACCTGATTGATGAGGCCGCCCGGAAGGGATTCGAGTTCCTCATTGTGGGGCTGTTCGGCCTCGTCGGGATGGGCTTCCTCCTCTTCACGGGGCCGGTCGGGAAGGCCATCGCCGCCATGCTCGAGGGAAGCGGCGTCGATGGACTGTCCGCATCGCGGATGGCGGAGCTGGAATCCCGGTTGGCTGAACTCGAGCATCGCGGTCTGACCAGTGGTGAGGTCGAGCAGGCGTACGCGCGGATCGCCGAGGTCGAGGAGCGGCTGGAGTTCACCGAGCGCTTGCTGGCGCAGCCCCGGATCGGAGAGGCGCGGCATGGCGCGTGACCCGCGGCCGCGGGGCGGGGGCAGTGGCGGGTGGATTGCGCTCGCCGTGTTGGCGGTCTTCGGCGGCTTGATGAAGGCCACCATGGTGCTCGGCCCGGTGTCGGTGCCGATCTGGTTCGCCGTGGTCGGGGGAGGAGCCTTCGTGCTCCGTGGCCCGCTCGGCAAGGCGCTGGCGGCGCGAATCTCCGGCGAACTGCCGGAGGCCACCGGCCCGGCGGAATTGCCCGACGAGCTGTATGCCGAACTGGATGAACTCCGGACTCGCGTGGCCGAGCTGGAGGAGCGGCAGGACTTCTCGGAGCGACTGTTGGCCCGCCGCGAGGAACCGCCGGCGGCGAGGTGAGGTGGCGGCGGGGTGCTTGGCGGGTCTTTTGGGCCCGCACTACGTTTCAGACGTCGCCTGGCGTGTCCGGGCTGGAGGAGTCGCCGATGACCAATCGTGATGATGTGCAGGCCTATCTCGATCGACTCGACTTGCCGGTCGAGTCGGTCGCCGAGGATATGTGGCTGGTCCGCACGGCCGAGGATGCCGAGCTGATCGTCCACTACGCGCCGCCGGTGCTCGTGTTGCGCGTCCGCGTGATGCAGTTGCCGAGCGACTCGGTCCGGGCCGGCGAGCTCTGCCGTCGCCTGCTCGAGTTCAACGCGCGGGAGCTGGTGCATGGCTCGTATGGCGTCGAGGGCGATCACGTCGTCCTGACCGACGCCTTGTTGCTGTCCGATCTCGACTTCAGCGAGTTCGAGGCGAGCGTCGATTCGCTCGCGCTTGCCCTCGCGTCGCATGTGGGCGCCCTCGCGGCGTTCGGGGAGAGGTAATCGCCATGGGGATCTTCGACCGTTTCGCCACGATGCTCCGCTCCAACCTCAACGACCTCATCTCCCGGGCCGAAAATCCCGAGAAGATGCTGAATCAGTTGATCGTGGACATGCGCAGCCAGCTCGACAAGGCGCGTCAGCAGGTGGCCCAGGCGATCGCCGACGAGAAGAAGCTTGAAGCCGATTCGATCGCGATGAAGAAGCAGGCCGAGGACTGGGAGCGTCGCGCGATGCTCGCCGTGCAGGAAGGCCGCGACGACCTCGCCAAGCAGGCCCTGATGCGCTACAACGAGGCGCTGCAGGGCGCCCAGCAGCTGCACGAGACCTGGGCCAAGAGCAAGCAGGAGACCGATTCGCTCAAGGGCTCGCTCCGGCAGCTGAACGAGAAGATCGAGGAAGCCAAGCGAAAGAAGAACATCCTGGTCGCCCGCGCCCGGCGCGCCGAGGCACAGCAGCGCATCCAGGACACCCTCTCCGGCATGGGCGACAAGAGTGCCTTCGAGTCGTTCGAGCGGATGCAGGAGAAGATCGAGAACAACGAGCGCAAGGCGCTCGCCGCCGCGGAGCTCCAGGAGGAGTTCACCGGCGACAAGCTGGCCAAGGAATTCGAGCAGCTCGAGTATCACGGCTCGTCCGACCAGCAGCTGCTTGAACTGAAGGCCAAGATGGGGATGCTCTCGGCCCCGAAGGCCGAGGCACCGAAGCAGCTCGGTCAGGGTGGCGAGACCATCATCACGGAGTCCAGCGGATCGTGACCCCACTGCGCCACCTGATCCTGGCTGATGGTGATTTCGGGCCGCTGACGTCGAAGACGGCGAACTCCATCATCCGCTTCCAGCCCGACCGGGTAGTCGCGGTGCTCGACCGGAAGCACGCGGGGAAGACGTCGCAGGACATCCTCGGTGCGGGTGGCGACATCCCGGTGATCGCCACCATGCACGAAGGACTCGCCCTCGGCGCGAACTCGGTCCTGATCGGGATCGCGCCGGTGGGTGGCCGCCTCCCGGAAGAGTGGCGCGCGTGGCTGCGCGAGGCGCTCGAAGGCGGCTGCAATATTGTCAGCGGGCTCCACACCTTCCTCGGCGACGACCCGCTCCTCGCCGAGGCGGCTCGTACCCACGGTCGCCGGATCGAGGATCTCCGTCGCCCACCCGCCGACCTCCCCGTGGCGTCAGGTCGCGCCAAGGCGACCCAGGCGGTCCGGATCCTCACCGTCGGGACCGACTGCAACGTCGGCAAGATGACGGCACAACTGCGCCTGGTGGACGGCCTCAAGGCCCAGGGGCTCCGGACCAACTTCGTGGCCACCGGGCAGACCGGGATCATGATCGAGGGGTGGGGGATCGCCGTCGACGCGGTGGTCGCCGACTTCATCGCCGGCGCGGCGGAACGGATCACGCTGCAGGGGGCGGAGGGAGCCGACATCGTCCTCGTGGAGGGGCAGGGGAGCATCAACCACCCCGGTTACTCCGGAGTGACCCTCGGACTGCTCCACGGCAGTTGCCCAGACGCGATGATCCTCTGCCACCAGGCCAGCCGGAAGTTCATCGGCGACTACCGGCCCCAGGCGTGGCTGGCCATCCCCCCGCTGAGCGAGTACGTCCGGCTCTACGAGACGATGGCGAGCACGGTGCACCCCTCGCGGGTCATCGGGATCGCCCTGAACACCTACGACCTCGACGACGACGCGGCACGTCGCGCCTGCGTGGAGGCGGCGCGCGAGACGGGGCTTCCCTGCACCGATCCGGTGCGGTTTGACGCCACCCCGTTGGTCGCTGCCATTGCCGGAGTGCGACGATAGCCGATCGGCTGTGTCAGGTAACTGCCGATCAGCTGCGACAGTTTGTGTTGCGCGTTCGCCACATCGCTCCGCCGGGCTAGTTCCAATGGTTTGCTAAGTTGTTGTCTGTAAATGACTTAAATGTGTGCCACCGGGTCATTTCTACTGGCATGGAAGGTGCTCCTAGGCTGGGCAACCCACACCGGAGTTCTGTTTGAAGATGAAGAACCTTGTTTTCGCTCTCTCGGCTGCTGCGCTCGTCAGCGCGGCGCCATTGCAGGCCCAGGCGTTCTCGGGCTTCACGGCCAACAACGACGGCGTCGAATTCTGGGACAACCTCTCGGACGACGGCCTCGCCCTGAACCCGAACAACTGCAACTCGGGCTTTGTCGTCACCGGCGTTGCCCCGACCAGCTGCATCAACCAGCGCCCGAACACCTGGCTCCCGTACACCGGGACCCCGGCCAACGAGTACTGGAACCTCAGCGGCAACTGGGCGCCGATCGTCTTCTCGGGGGGCCGGCACGTACACCCTCGAGTACCTCGGCGGCACCACGAGCGCGGGCTGCACGGCGCCGTGCGTCGGCGGCGACATCGCCGGTGCCAATCTCGATTGGGGCATCTTCGCGACCAACGATCGCTCCACGCTGTATAACTTCAACACCACGTACCCGCTGCCCGCGACGCTGACCGCCGGCGTGTCCTGGGGCCTCTGGGTGAACCTGCTCGGCGGTGGCACGGCGTTCTCCGACACCGATCAGCAGTTCGCGCTCTTCGGCTTCGGTCGCCTCGACCCGACGACCTACATCGCGGGCATCGAAGACAACGGCGCCGGCGACTGGGACTACCAGGACATGATGTTCCGCATCACGGCTGAGGACGGCGGGACGCCGCAGGAAGTCGTGCCGGAGCCGGCCACGATGACGCTGCTTGCGACGGGCCTGGCCGGTATGGCCGCCGCCAAGCGCCGCCGCAACCGCAAGTAACTCCGCACCGTTCTCTGGTAGTGGGTGTCGCAGCGGGTCCGGAATCTTGATTCCGGACCCGCTGCTTCGTTCGGCCCCCCCAACCGACTGGCGCCCGGCCCCCGGACGCCGTACTCTCCCTGAGCGCCTCGCGCGCCAACCACCATCCCTACAATCGCTGCTCCGCCCGCCGTCACCCCACCCGTCTGGAGTGTTGCCATGCGCCGCTTCGTCTGGTCCAGTCCGCTGCTCGCAGTCGCCCTTGCCGTCACACCGCTTGCAGCCCAGGGAGGCGCTGGCGCGCCACCCACCGGACCGATCACCGCCATCCGCGCCGGTCGCCTGATCGACCCGGAGAACGGCAGCATCACCCGGAACGCGGTGATCCTGGTGCAGGGCGGACGCTTCACGGCCGTCGGCACCGACGTCGCCGTGCCGAGTGGCGCCAAGGTGATCGACCTGTCGAAGCTCACCGTGATGCCAGGGTTGGTGGATGCCCACAACCACCTCGCGCTGACCTACAAGGAAGACCCCGAGCGGAACGACTACTACATCACCTACATCAAGGAGTCCTCCGAGTTGCGGGCGATCCAGGCGGCGTCCAACGGGCTCCAGATGCTGAGCGGAGGCTTCACCATCGTGCGCGACCTCGGCAACAACGCCAACTACGCCGACGTCGCGCTCCGCCAGGCGATCGAGGCGGGGTGGCTGCCGGGGCCGACGATGGTGACCTCGGGGTTGATCATCGGGGGCATGGGCGGACAATTCTCGCCAACGCCGACGATGGCGCTCGACCACAACATTGTCTATCCCGAGTACCTCGAGGCCGACACCCACGACGAGATCATCAAGGCGGTGCGCCAGAACGCCCTCTTCGGCGCGCGGGTCATCAAGATCTGCGTCGACTGCAAGCGCTGGGGCTACAGCACCGAGGAGATTCAGCTCTTCATCAGCGAGGCCGCCAAGGCCGGGTTGAAGGTGGCGGGGCACGTGCAGACGGCAGCCGGTGCGCAGCGCGCCATCGACGCCGGCATCTGGTCGATCGAACACGCCTCCGCGCTCAATGACACGCTGCACAAGAAGATGGCTGCCAAGGGGATCTGGCGCGTCGGAACCGAAACCCCCATCACGCTCGTCGGGCACACCAGCGCCGCGGCCTATCAGCGCACGGTGGCCGGGCTGAAGAACGCCTATGAGAACAAGGTGCTGCTCACCTATTCGACCGACGCTGACTATTACGTGCCTGGGAAGACCCGCGGCGAGGTGGCCATCGAGTTCATCAAGACCTGGCAGGATGCCGGCGTGCCGAACGCCGAGGTCCTCAAGGCGCTGACCATCAACGGGTACAAGGTCAGTGAATTGGAGACGCGCCGGGGGCCGATCAAGCCGGGGATGGCCGCTGACCTGATCGCGTTGTCGGAGAATCCGCTCGAGTCACTCGACGCGCTGCGCGACGTGCAGTTCGTCCTGAAGGATGGGCTCGTGTACAAGCAGGGCGGAGTGATTCTGGTGGGTGAGTTCCTGCATGGCGGGCCCCAGAACGGCCGTCGCGCCGCAACGCCTCCGCCGGCCGCACCCGCCGCGCCAGCGCCGCGCCGGACGGGCGGTCTCTAGCGCGCCGTCGACACGCCGCTCGCCGACCGGCGCTTACCCCATCGCCTGGAGCCGAGCAACGCGCTCGGCCATCGGCGGATGGCTCGCCATGAGGTTGCCGAGCGCGCCCCGCAGGCGCTGCACCCGCTGGTCACCTGGGTCGACGATGCAGAGGTGGGTGGCCGCACGCCCGATGCGATGCGTCGGCGCGCTGGCGTCGTCGAGCTTGGCCAGCGCAGAGGCAAGGGCGCCAGGGTTCCTGGTGTACTGTGCCGCCGTGGCGTCGGCGAGGAATTCCCGCTTGCGCGAGATGGCCATCGCCACCAGGCGTGAGACCAGTGGGGCGATCAGCAGCGTCAGCACCCACACCAGCACCAGCACCACGGCAACGCCGGCATTGCGGCCCCCGCTCCGTCGCGCGGCGACGCCGCCCATCGTCCGCGCAGCGGTGCTCCCGCTCCGCCCTGAATGCCAGAGGAAGCGCCCGAGGCCGTCGCTCAGGAGGGCGATCGCCCCGACCATCGCCGCGACCAGTGTCATGAGGCGGGTGTCGTACCGCGCGACGTGCGCCATCTCGTGCGCCACGACGGCCTGCAGTTCGTCGCGGTCGAGCCGAGTGAGGAGCCCCTCGGTCACGGCGATCGAGGCGTGCTCCGGATCGCGGCCGGTGGCAAAGGCGTTCGGGTCGTCGTCCGGGACGATCCACAGTTTCGGGCGCGGGAGGCCGCTCGCGATCGACATTTCGTCGACGACATTCACGAGGCGTTGCTGCTCGGGGGTGACGGCGTTCACCAGCTCCATCGCCCGGGTGGACCAGAGGATCTGCTTGTCGCCGTTGCGCCAGGCAGACCAGGCCACACCCGCCGCCACCAGGGTGATCCCGATCCCGATCACGGGGATGCGGTGCTGATAGCCGTTGCTGGCATCGGCGGTGGAGAGCATCAGCGCGACATCGCCGCCGAAGCCGAGCCACGCAAAGAATCCGATGAAACCGATCAGCAACCACGACGACTTCCGCCGGTTCTCCTCCTGCTGGCTGAAGAGATCCCGGCGAACGCGTCCACTGCTGACTGCTGGAATCACCGGAGGGAGATGTCGACCTTGGGCACGGCGCGTTCCCCGGGATCGGTGATCTCCCACAGCTCGACGATGGAGGCCTTGGCGAGACTCGCCACCAGCGACGTCGGAAACTGCTGCTGCGCGACATTGTAGGTCGTGGCCACGTCGTTGTAGTGCTGGCGGGAGAAGGCGATCCGATTCTCGGTCGAGGTCAATTCCTCCTGCAACTGACTGACGTTGGCCAGCGACTTGAGGTCGGGGTACGCCTCGGCCACCGCGAAGAGCCGACCGAGGGCCTGCGTCAGCTCACCTTCGGCCTGCGCCACCTCCTTCACCCCCGTCGCACCGACCGCGCGGGTCCGTGCCGTGATGACGGCGTCGAGCGTCTCACGCTCGAATTGCAGCGCCCCCTTCACGGTGTCCACCAGATTCGGGATGAGGTCGTGACGGCGCTTGAGCTGCACGTCGATCTGTTTCCAGCCATTCTGTACCTGGCCCTTGAGCGCAACCAGGCGATTGAATGCCGTGATGAGCCAGAGAAAGAAGGCGGCGATCAGACCGAAGAAGATCACGGTTCCCATCGGTGCTCCGGAGCCAGAGTGGTTGTTGCGTGACCGCCCCAAGAGTATCGGCGCAGCGAGGCATCGCGCCAGCCGGGGTGATGCCCCGGGCAGACGTCATCGCCCCCCGTAGGGCCGGGGCGGCAGCGACTTGAAATAGGCAAAGAGGGCGGCGGTCTCGTCGTCGGTGAATTCGCGGCTGATCTTGATCGGCATCGCCACCGAATCCATCACGACGCCTTCGGGGAGTTGCCCGATGCGCATGGCGGCACGGAAGTCACTCAGTGACCACCGGCCAATCCCGCTCGCGCTGTCCGGCGTCAGGTTGCGGGATGGTGCCATCGCGACGCCCCCGGGGATCTCGCCACCGGAGAAGGTCTCGCCGTGGCAGCCGCGGCAACCGCCGGCGAGGTATTCGCCGTAGGCCACCGTCGGCCCGATCGGCACCGAGGCCGGCCGCGGCGCCGTGTGGTCGATCCGCTCCGCCGTCACCAGCGGCAGGCTCCCCATCACCAGCATCACCCGCCCCAGCAGTCCGACGGTCGTCGCGGGGAACTCCGCA
This genomic interval carries:
- a CDS encoding serine/threonine protein kinase, giving the protein MTELTLDALRPRFAAQYLLDRELGRGGMGIVFLARELSLDRLVAIKLLPPALAQDPAIRERFLREARTAAQLSHPNIVPIYRADTADELVYFAMGYVDGETLAERLASRGPLPPAEAVRILRETAWALAYAHARGVVHRDVKPENIMLERGTGRVTVTDFGIARDVRASALTADGMVMGSVHYMSPEQVAGTEIDGRSDLYALGVVAFQLLSGRLPFDAPQASAVLLMQATKAAPLLAEVAPTVPAGLALVVDRCLRKDPAERYVTGEALAEALTQALQQAQSGPSAAPDPILSENAAKAVWLRAAQLQADAAQRVQDRTAQAEAFATGVQPSAPTTGYRRLDVEAAAIEAGIGAEFVQLALAELPGERGAAGGALLAADDQGRERLATFIVGTSERSMQVTRTISGTPLRTLEAIGRIFPTHPWDLTFRDTVGGHPLDGGVLTFTVREITTGDYMGGGSGLSTLRYYLSVIDAYQLRVTLHPLATDPRRCEVTMTADLRSGVKKNAKIGFGLGVGLGGGGATIGMVVAAAKGALLLAAPLGLGIFAVMGGLMVGTYRWSFRWGLTRARRELEHLLDALQASLRSQDVFGAPATLPSPPQRGPDDDTIVLLSS
- the sdaAB gene encoding L-serine ammonia-lyase, iron-sulfur-dependent, subunit beta, translating into MVSLLDIIGPVMVGPSSSHTAGACRIGLIARALVGGTPDHALVELHGSFARTGVGHGTDRAIAGGLLGYQPDDERLRESLDAATAAGLIVEFKNTTLRGDHHPNTTRIHVTRGERSAVLTGSSLGAGRIMITAIDGFPVEVSGAYTTLVAVAKDVPGSVASVANALAEDAVNVATMRVFRRQRGGDAIHIYELDHAPSAEALARIQSLMALKTVRIIERVA
- the sdaAA gene encoding L-serine ammonia-lyase, iron-sulfur-dependent, subunit alpha, with amino-acid sequence MYDVLQEAVEAAEAQGISLGELALRTEADTGMRTREEVEAGLRRALHVMQHAVERGLVGDLHSVSGLVGGDAHRLANARGPLANTIFTDALAAALAVQEVNAAMGVIVAAPTAGGAGVLPGTLLGIARRHPVSEEAMVRALATAGLIGAVVAVRASLSGAEGGCQAETGAAAGMAAGAGVELLGGTPRQAMHAVALTMQGTLGLVCDPLGGLVEVPCVYRNATGAAMALAGIEMALAGVEFPIPVDEVIDTMGQIGREMDVRYRETAGGGLAATPTGRRLAKARLVQLKPKKGSTS
- a CDS encoding PspA/IM30 family protein; translated protein: MGIFDRFATMLRSNLNDLISRAENPEKMLNQLIVDMRSQLDKARQQVAQAIADEKKLEADSIAMKKQAEDWERRAMLAVQEGRDDLAKQALMRYNEALQGAQQLHETWAKSKQETDSLKGSLRQLNEKIEEAKRKKNILVARARRAEAQQRIQDTLSGMGDKSAFESFERMQEKIENNERKALAAAELQEEFTGDKLAKEFEQLEYHGSSDQQLLELKAKMGMLSAPKAEAPKQLGQGGETIITESSGS
- a CDS encoding DUF1611 domain-containing protein, giving the protein MVTPLRHLILADGDFGPLTSKTANSIIRFQPDRVVAVLDRKHAGKTSQDILGAGGDIPVIATMHEGLALGANSVLIGIAPVGGRLPEEWRAWLREALEGGCNIVSGLHTFLGDDPLLAEAARTHGRRIEDLRRPPADLPVASGRAKATQAVRILTVGTDCNVGKMTAQLRLVDGLKAQGLRTNFVATGQTGIMIEGWGIAVDAVVADFIAGAAERITLQGAEGADIVLVEGQGSINHPGYSGVTLGLLHGSCPDAMILCHQASRKFIGDYRPQAWLAIPPLSEYVRLYETMASTVHPSRVIGIALNTYDLDDDAARRACVEAARETGLPCTDPVRFDATPLVAAIAGVRR
- a CDS encoding PEP-CTERM sorting domain-containing protein, coding for MMFRITAEDGGTPQEVVPEPATMTLLATGLAGMAAAKRRRNRK
- a CDS encoding amidohydrolase family protein, producing MRRFVWSSPLLAVALAVTPLAAQGGAGAPPTGPITAIRAGRLIDPENGSITRNAVILVQGGRFTAVGTDVAVPSGAKVIDLSKLTVMPGLVDAHNHLALTYKEDPERNDYYITYIKESSELRAIQAASNGLQMLSGGFTIVRDLGNNANYADVALRQAIEAGWLPGPTMVTSGLIIGGMGGQFSPTPTMALDHNIVYPEYLEADTHDEIIKAVRQNALFGARVIKICVDCKRWGYSTEEIQLFISEAAKAGLKVAGHVQTAAGAQRAIDAGIWSIEHASALNDTLHKKMAAKGIWRVGTETPITLVGHTSAAAYQRTVAGLKNAYENKVLLTYSTDADYYVPGKTRGEVAIEFIKTWQDAGVPNAEVLKALTINGYKVSELETRRGPIKPGMAADLIALSENPLESLDALRDVQFVLKDGLVYKQGGVILVGEFLHGGPQNGRRAATPPPAAPAAPAPRRTGGL
- a CDS encoding M48 family metallopeptidase; the protein is MIPAVSSGRVRRDLFSQQEENRRKSSWLLIGFIGFFAWLGFGGDVALMLSTADASNGYQHRIPVIGIGITLVAAGVAWSAWRNGDKQILWSTRAMELVNAVTPEQQRLVNVVDEMSIASGLPRPKLWIVPDDDPNAFATGRDPEHASIAVTEGLLTRLDRDELQAVVAHEMAHVARYDTRLMTLVAAMVGAIALLSDGLGRFLWHSGRSGSTAARTMGGVAARRSGGRNAGVAVVLVLVWVLTLLIAPLVSRLVAMAISRKREFLADATAAQYTRNPGALASALAKLDDASAPTHRIGRAATHLCIVDPGDQRVQRLRGALGNLMASHPPMAERVARLQAMG
- a CDS encoding LemA family protein — encoded protein: MGTVIFFGLIAAFFLWLITAFNRLVALKGQVQNGWKQIDVQLKRRHDLIPNLVDTVKGALQFERETLDAVITARTRAVGATGVKEVAQAEGELTQALGRLFAVAEAYPDLKSLANVSQLQEELTSTENRIAFSRQHYNDVATTYNVAQQQFPTSLVASLAKASIVELWEITDPGERAVPKVDISLR